Proteins encoded together in one Penicillium digitatum chromosome 1, complete sequence window:
- a CDS encoding Cactin, central region has product MSARFPDRSDSKRSRSRSPSSWRQPQKHPRRDDGEWRNRQDSDRRWNLERSGPSQQSRNMRDQVRLNLIQEDQQEREWVAQEDMFVLKQAKKKAEIRVKEGRAKPIDWLTVTLRIIDPTRDPLDDEIADSDLDVVDPDGVFEGLSQTQLQDLEKDIDTFVKLETNAKNREFWQTMKVICRDRQKTVTPEGRALNSVAADINKLLSPKSYEQLQNLEVQVKRKLNSNEPIDTDYWEELLRSLTVWKARASLKNVYQAIIEERVRDLRRQQRQEAESLREKLAPLAPVVSAVDTTNHAEFEGLDPDPMLQVLPEDKGLEIMDETAFLSQVARERQKIMRMGFVPLRHRAAEKSSVVVSTPTSTNAPAASLSTRFSSIPNEDFSQATKALYERELAKGVSENEEIFTGEEAVSTSSQPQWAGKHRPRKPRYFNRVQMGYEWNKYNQTHYDHDNPPPKVVQGYKFNIFYPDLIDKTKAPTYRIERENGRKRGESSAEAGEEDTCLIRFMAGPPYEDLAFRIVDKEWDYSAKRERGFKSTFDKGILQLHFQFKRIYYRK; this is encoded by the exons ATGTCTGCACGATTTCCTGACCGATCAGACTCGAAGCGCAGCAGGTCGCGATCGCCGTCCTCGTGGCGTCAGCCACAGAAACATCCTCGTCGGGACGATGGAGAATGGCGCAACCGACAAGACTCAGATCGCAGATGGAACCTTGAGAGATCAGGTCCTTCACAGCAGTCTCGCAACATGCGCGATCAAGTCCGACTCAACTTGATCCAGGAAGACCAGCAAGAGCGCGAGTGGGTCGCGCAGGAGGATATGTTCGTGCTGAAGCAGGCCAAAAAGAAGGCAGAGATTCGAGTCAAGGAAGGGCGCGCAAAACCTATCGACTGGCTTACTGTTACTCTCCGTATTATCGATCCTACGCGTGATCCCCTGGATGATGAGATAGCAGACTCCGATTTGGATGTCGTGGACCCGGATGGGGTGTTTGAGGGATTATCGCAGACCCAACTACAGGACTTGGAGAAGGATATTGACACATTTGTTAAACTTGAGACAAACGCGAAGAATCGTGAATTCTGGCAG ACTATGAAAGTCATCTGCCGAGATCGTCAAAAGACCGTTACACCCGAGGGTCGCGCACTCAATTCCGTGGCTGCTGACATCAACAAATTACTAAGCCCGAAGTCCTACGAACAGCTTCAAAATCTCGAAGTACAAGTGAAACGGAAGTTGAACTCGAATGAGCCGATCGATACAGATTACTGGGAAGAGCTGCTACGCAGTCTGACGGTGTGGAAGGCCAGGGCAAGTCTGAAAAATGTCTATCAAGCTATTATTGAGGAGCGTGTTCGCGACTTGAGGAGACAGCAAAGACAGGAAGCTGAATCACTTCGGGAAAAATTAGCGCCTCTTGCTCCGGTTGTCTCTGCAGTTGATACAACAAATCATGCCGAGTTTGAAGGCCTGGATCCAGATCCAATGCTCCAGGTTCTCCCGGAGGACAAAGGCTTGGAGATCATGGATGAAACCGCATTCTTGAGCCAAGTG GCTCGCGAACGCCAGAAAATTATGCGTATGGGTTTTGTCCCACTACGGCACCGAGCTGCAGAGAAGTCCTCCGTGGTAGTGTCCACTCCGACATCTACCAACGCCCCTGCGGCCTCTTTGTCCACGCGGTTCTCGTCCATCCCGAACGAAGACTTCTCGCAAGCGACCAAAGCGCTATATGAAAGGGAACTCGCCAAGGGTGTCAGCGAGAATGAGGAAATTTTTACGGGTGAAGAGGCCGTGAGCACGAGCTCACAACCTCAATGGGCCGGTAAGCATCGGCCTCGAAAGCCACGGTACTTCAACCGAGTCCAAATGGGTTACGAATGGAATAAGTACAATCAAACCCATTACGACCATGACAACCCGCCACCCAAGGTTGTACAAGGCTACAAATTCAACATCTTCTACCCCGACTTGATTGACAAAACCAAAGCTCCGACTTATCGAATTGAGCGTGAGAATGGTCGGAAGCGGGGCGAGTCCTCGGCTGAAGCGGGTGAGGAAGACACCTGTCTCATTCGGTTCATGGCTGGACCTCCATACGAAGACCTTGCTTTTCGAATTGTCGACAAAGAATGGGATTATAGTGCGAAACGAGAACGGGGTTTCAAGAGTACATTTGACAAG GGAATCCTTCAACTTCATTTCCAGTTCAAACGA ATCTATTACCGGAAGTAA
- a CDS encoding DNA double-strand break repair and VJ recombination XRCC4, N-terminal, with translation MAQAAQDNFGTSQLRTVNQQIDQAMPSKWQRLHLSQLLGLPPLLFQYIWTREGYEIHITDLTYIWSERLPRKAITKRAEEIATTIDPGEDPEQLDVLLEKIGEALQKGNESALLSDGTQPDSLEITTTTKLPSPLKPLMWSLKLSKEPLSSLTTIILLPLLKEEAEWDSRQGLLLSQIKQKDYVLGKLFDKLEILGVDLGSVFPSAAGSRTSHKAITRSEAGKHVKGIAPFEEQTWLAETGVSHKAGLATNLLQEISESGDSHDLGTFAQAQGEWWHRLKRFSETSTREASPIKKESPSDENRKKPMENQHINEGGDSTASSDVDEFQRQKTPPRLDFQHQKGKISPPKQKDRKKSLVPPVLPSEEDEATASDSDSEPEPAPHQRRIPSVSRSPEPAAPQPKAREVPEILKGGLGKIGSKRKEETEHPPSPSLSPSLALPPPAQVREALKRPKGGLGMIGGKKKQAIEPSPSPSPSPPAQTSDSTESQEPTKSLEEEIISNNHLLPISSTQVPAAKAKRPGKLGMIGGKAKAKASEPARDKSPLPTSETVAIIPEKAILAKPKADVKATKKGESTLPTSAAKKVPSAPPAEPETEDQRADRKREELKRSLEAKGKAPAKKKRRF, from the exons ATGGCCCAGGCAGCTCAAGACAACTTCGGAACTTCACAACTCCGCACTGTAAATCAACAAATTGATCAAGCCATGCCCTCGAAATGGCAGCGTCTTCACTTGTCCCAGCTGCTGGGACTACCTCCTTTGCTCTTTCAGTATATCTGGACCCGAGAAGGCTATGAGATTCACATAACAGACCTCACCTACATTTGGTCAGAGCGGCTGCCCCGTAAAGCTATCACCAAGAGAGCAGAGGAAATTGCCACAACAATTGACCCTGGAGAGGACCCAGAACAACTCGATGTGCTCCTGGAGAAAATTGGAGAAGCTTTACAAAAGGGTAATGAAAGCGCACTTCTAAGTGATGGAACACAACCCGACTCCCTTGAAATTACGACAACAACCAAGCTCCCCTCCCCGTTGAAGCCTCTCATGTGGTCTTTGAAATTATCAAAGGAACCCCTCTCATCATTGACCACTATTATATTGCTTCCGTTGCTGAAGGAGGAAGCGGAGTGGGATTCCCGTCAAGGTTTGCTCTTGAGCCAAATCAAACAGAAAGACTACGTACTTGGCAAGTTGTTTGACAAACTGGAAATACTGGGCGTCGATCTAGGGTCTGTGTTTCCTAGTGCTGCAGGGTCGCGGACGTCTCACAAAGCTATTACGCGGTCTGAGGCGGGTAAACATGTCAAAGGCATTGCGCCGTTCGAGGAACAAACCTGGCTTGCTGAGACAGGAGTATCACATAAGGCGGGATTGGCCACCAACTTACTGCAAGAAATCTCAGAATCCGGTGATTCTCATGATTTAGGTACCTTTGCCCAAGCACAAGGTGAATGGTGGCATCGACTTAAGAGGTTCTCTGAAACTAGCACCAGAGAAGCCTCTCCCATCAAAAAGGAAAGTCCCAGCGACGAAAATCGAAAAAAGCCGATGGAAAACCAGCATATCAACGAAGGAGGGGATTCAACGGCAAGCAGTGATGTCGATGAGTTTCAG CGACAAAAAACCCCTCCTAGACTAGACTTTCAAcatcaaaaaggcaaaaTCTCACCCCCCAAGCAAAAGGACAGAAAGAAAAGTCTGGTTCCGCCAGTGTTGCCTTCAGAGGAAGACGAAGCCACCGCATCAGACTCAGACTCCGAGCCAGAACCAGCACCGCACCAAAGACGTATTCCCAGCGTTTCAAGGTCGCCAGAGCCTGCCGCACCGCAGCCAAAAGCCCGAGAGGTGCCGGAAATACTAAAGGGTGGACTGGGTAAAATTGGCAgcaaaagaaaggaagagacAGAGCATCCGCCCTCGccatctctctctccctcaTTAGCCCTTCCTCCTCCGGCGCAAGTTCGAGAGGCACTGAAAAGGCCAAAGGGCGGATTGGGCATGATAGGCggcaagaaaaagcaagCAATAGAGCCCTCGCCTTCGCCATCGCCTTCTCCTCCAGCACAAACCAGTGACTCTACAGAATCCCAGGAACCTACAAAGTCACTAGAAGAAGAAATTATAAGTAATAATCATCTTCTCCCCATATCGTCAACACAGGTACCAGCAGCCAAAGCTAAGCGTCCTGGGAAACTTGGCATGATAGGCGGCAAGGCTAAAGCCAAAGCCTCCGAACCAGCCCGAGACAAGTCTCCGCTACCTACATCTGAAACGGTGGCCATAATACCCGAAAAGGCTATACTTGCTAAACCGAAGGCTGATGTAAAAGCTACTAAAAAAGGGGAGTCTACATTGCCCACGTCAGCAGCGAAGAAGGTTCCTTCCGCTCCACCTGCTGAGCCGGAGACTGAAGACCAGCGGGCTGATCGGAAGCGCGAGGAACTGAAAAGGTCGCTCGAGGCCAAGGGCAAAGCTCctgcgaagaagaagagaaggttCTAG